One genomic window of Actinoalloteichus hoggarensis includes the following:
- a CDS encoding tartrate dehydrogenase, which produces MTQRIAVIPGDGIGVEVTGAARTVLDAVAARHGLDLAYQEFDWSCARFAQTGTMMPEDGVDTLREFDAILLGAVGWPGVADHVSLWGLLIPIRRAFHQFVNHRPARTFAGVPSPLAGVGPGDIDILVVRENTEGEYSQIGGRFNQGLPEEAAVQEAVFTRQGISRVADYAFAAARARGGRLVSATKSNGIVHTMPFWDEVVRSRAAEFPEVSWRSEHIDALAAKVVLAPTALDVILASNLFGDVLSDLTAAATGSIGLAASANLNPSGEHPSMFEPVHGSAPDIAGRGIANPVGALWSVVLMLEQLGHAEAAADLMGAVERSLADAATRTGDVGGNADTAAVTQFVAASVGG; this is translated from the coding sequence ATGACGCAACGCATTGCGGTGATCCCCGGCGACGGCATCGGAGTCGAGGTGACCGGCGCGGCGCGCACCGTGTTGGACGCGGTGGCCGCGCGGCATGGTCTCGATCTCGCCTATCAGGAGTTCGACTGGTCCTGCGCCCGGTTCGCGCAGACCGGAACGATGATGCCCGAGGACGGCGTCGACACCCTCCGGGAGTTCGACGCGATCCTGCTCGGCGCCGTGGGCTGGCCGGGCGTGGCCGACCACGTCTCGTTGTGGGGCCTGCTGATCCCCATCCGTCGTGCCTTCCACCAGTTCGTCAACCACCGCCCCGCGCGTACCTTCGCGGGCGTCCCGTCGCCGTTGGCGGGAGTCGGGCCGGGTGACATCGACATCCTGGTGGTGCGGGAGAACACGGAGGGCGAGTACTCGCAGATCGGCGGCCGGTTCAATCAGGGGCTGCCTGAGGAGGCCGCCGTTCAGGAGGCGGTCTTCACCCGCCAGGGCATCTCGCGGGTGGCCGACTACGCCTTCGCCGCGGCCCGAGCCCGCGGCGGCCGACTGGTCTCGGCGACCAAGTCCAACGGCATCGTGCACACCATGCCGTTCTGGGACGAGGTGGTGCGTTCGCGCGCGGCGGAGTTTCCCGAGGTGAGCTGGCGTAGCGAGCACATCGACGCCCTCGCCGCGAAGGTGGTGCTCGCGCCGACGGCGTTGGACGTGATCCTGGCGTCCAACCTGTTCGGCGACGTGCTCAGCGACCTGACGGCCGCCGCGACCGGCTCCATCGGGCTCGCGGCCAGCGCCAACCTCAATCCGAGCGGTGAACACCCGTCCATGTTCGAGCCGGTGCACGGTTCGGCGCCCGACATCGCCGGTCGCGGCATCGCCAACCCGGTGGGCGCCCTGTGGTCGGTGGTGCTGATGCTGGAGCAGCTCGGGCACGCCGAGGCCGCCGCCGACCTGATGGGCGCCGTCGAGCGGAGCCTCGCCGACGCGGCCACCCGCACCGGTGACGTGGGCGGGAACGCCGACACCGCCGCCGTCACGCAGTTCGTCGCCGCGTCCGTCGGCGGCTGA
- a CDS encoding transglycosylase domain-containing protein, with the protein MPAVFLARAKGLSKLLGLCLIAGVLVAAVLFPVAAGFGALSNQAAETVNNTSAEFEERIPATITTITDREDTPIAHLYHQNRVIVPSEAISEQMKAAIVAVEDHRFEDHDGVDWQATFRVALQNQMAGDVQAGGSTLTQQYVKNYLAFVVADGDPENPEYQAATETTIARKLREARIALDIEDRMTKDEILAGYLNVVPYGNEIYGVHQAADAYFDTTPGELNVAQSALLAAIVNQPSTLNPIRRPEQAIERRNLVIQLMADQGRFSEDGPEANQEIADEIKKEPLGVLNPLNQTSHGCVAARTGTVNGFFCSYVVSYLQERGFDLDDLKRGGYTIKTSLDPRAMELAKQAAENHVPKNADGIANVMAIVEPGTEAHKVRALVANRDYGLDSDQFQTTIDLPSYVTTFGAGSIYKVFTAAAALEGGYKINQSLDVPESYTSSVYGANGAPYTVRNAGGYPESMSFTEALATSPNTPFIPMQEAVGVPAVVDMASRLGLRRGMNEVNLSGTAIQPDSSDGRLNKSQGDAVSQGNQGSFTLGAGPTSVLELANVSATLVSGGMWCPPSPIEEIRDRNGDLVPIDEEPCERVVDEGLANSMAQAMSHDTTGSGTAANAASAAGWSRPMVGKTGTTQNYVSAAFTGATPHLAGANMVFGDSSRPLPLCNGTPPVQCGGGNMYGGHVPARTWFQAMTPLHEGLPDTPLPAADPRYS; encoded by the coding sequence GTGCCAGCCGTGTTCCTGGCTCGGGCGAAGGGCCTGTCGAAACTCTTAGGTCTATGTCTCATCGCGGGCGTCCTGGTGGCTGCGGTGCTGTTCCCCGTGGCCGCAGGTTTCGGTGCTCTGTCCAATCAGGCGGCGGAGACGGTGAACAACACGTCTGCCGAGTTCGAGGAGCGGATTCCCGCCACCATCACCACCATCACCGACCGGGAAGACACTCCCATCGCACATCTGTACCACCAGAATCGGGTGATCGTCCCGTCCGAGGCGATCTCCGAGCAGATGAAGGCCGCGATCGTGGCCGTCGAGGATCATCGATTCGAGGATCACGACGGTGTCGACTGGCAGGCCACCTTCCGGGTCGCCCTGCAGAACCAGATGGCAGGCGACGTCCAGGCGGGCGGATCGACGCTGACCCAGCAGTACGTGAAGAACTATCTGGCCTTCGTCGTCGCCGACGGTGACCCGGAGAACCCGGAGTACCAGGCGGCCACCGAGACCACCATCGCCAGGAAGCTCCGCGAAGCGCGGATCGCGTTGGACATCGAAGATCGGATGACCAAGGACGAGATCCTCGCCGGATATCTCAACGTCGTGCCTTACGGCAATGAGATCTACGGGGTGCACCAGGCGGCGGACGCCTATTTCGACACCACGCCGGGTGAGCTGAACGTCGCCCAGTCGGCCCTGTTGGCCGCCATCGTCAACCAGCCGTCGACGCTGAATCCGATTCGTCGGCCCGAGCAGGCCATCGAACGGCGCAACCTGGTCATCCAGCTCATGGCGGATCAGGGTCGCTTCTCCGAAGACGGTCCGGAGGCGAACCAGGAGATCGCCGACGAGATCAAGAAGGAGCCGCTGGGGGTGCTGAACCCGCTGAACCAGACCTCGCACGGCTGTGTCGCGGCGAGGACCGGAACGGTCAACGGCTTCTTCTGCTCCTATGTCGTCAGTTATCTCCAGGAGCGCGGCTTCGACCTGGATGACCTCAAGCGCGGCGGGTACACGATCAAGACGAGTCTCGATCCGAGGGCCATGGAACTCGCCAAGCAGGCGGCCGAGAACCATGTCCCGAAGAACGCGGACGGGATCGCCAACGTCATGGCGATCGTGGAGCCCGGCACCGAGGCGCACAAGGTGCGGGCGCTGGTCGCCAACCGGGACTACGGCCTGGACAGCGACCAGTTCCAGACGACCATCGACCTGCCCAGTTATGTCACCACCTTCGGGGCGGGCTCGATCTACAAGGTCTTCACCGCGGCCGCCGCGTTGGAGGGCGGCTACAAGATCAACCAGTCGCTCGACGTGCCGGAGAGCTACACCTCGTCGGTCTATGGCGCCAACGGCGCGCCGTACACGGTGCGCAACGCGGGCGGGTACCCGGAGAGCATGTCGTTCACCGAGGCACTGGCCACGTCGCCGAACACCCCGTTCATCCCGATGCAGGAGGCCGTCGGCGTGCCCGCGGTGGTGGACATGGCCTCCCGGCTCGGCCTGCGCCGGGGCATGAACGAGGTGAACCTGTCGGGGACCGCGATCCAGCCGGACTCCTCGGACGGGCGGCTGAACAAGTCGCAGGGTGACGCGGTGTCGCAGGGCAATCAGGGGTCGTTCACCCTGGGTGCCGGGCCGACCAGCGTGCTGGAGCTGGCCAACGTGAGCGCCACGCTGGTCAGCGGCGGCATGTGGTGCCCGCCGAGCCCGATCGAGGAGATCCGGGATCGCAACGGGGACCTCGTGCCGATCGACGAGGAGCCCTGCGAACGGGTGGTCGACGAGGGTCTGGCCAACTCGATGGCCCAGGCGATGAGCCACGACACGACGGGGAGCGGCACCGCGGCCAACGCCGCGTCCGCCGCGGGCTGGTCTCGTCCGATGGTGGGCAAGACCGGTACCACGCAGAACTACGTCTCGGCGGCGTTCACGGGGGCGACCCCCCATCTGGCCGGGGCGAACATGGTGTTCGGAGACAGCTCTCGGCCGCTGCCGCTCTGCAACGGGACGCCCCCGGTGCAGTGCGGGGGCGGGAACATGTACGGCGGACACGTGCCCGCCCGTACCTGGTTCCAGGCGATGACCCCGTTGCACGAGGGTCTGCCCGACACACCGCTGCCCGCGGCCGATCCGCGTTACTCCTGA
- a CDS encoding DedA family protein, with protein sequence MALLTDALNALAELPQPAVIAATGLLVLAETTIGLGFIAPGETGLLIAATTVRDPWAFAIMCLVVTVCASMGDSIGFYLGRRFGPRIRETKLIRKIGQSHWDRAGDLLRKHGIWAVFFARFLPVVRTLTPAAAGASGLAYRRFLPTSIVGAACWSVLHVGIGAGAGAGAQYIEARLGQASWILLIAIAVLTILVILLKTRKARRVDTPAAPGDARPTDVTTEDAAGGPQPSDAARSGADSPASVLTPQGRPDAQDADEQAPPGPVS encoded by the coding sequence GTGGCTCTGCTTACGGATGCCCTGAACGCATTGGCGGAGCTGCCGCAGCCGGCGGTGATCGCGGCGACCGGGCTTCTCGTGCTCGCCGAGACGACCATCGGCCTCGGCTTCATCGCGCCCGGCGAGACCGGACTGCTCATCGCGGCCACCACGGTCCGCGATCCGTGGGCATTCGCGATCATGTGCCTGGTCGTCACCGTGTGCGCCTCGATGGGTGACTCGATCGGCTTCTATCTCGGCAGGCGATTCGGGCCGAGGATCCGCGAGACGAAGCTGATCCGCAAGATCGGCCAGTCGCATTGGGATCGAGCGGGCGACCTGCTGCGCAAGCACGGCATCTGGGCGGTGTTCTTCGCCCGATTCCTTCCGGTGGTGCGCACCCTGACCCCCGCCGCCGCAGGCGCCTCGGGACTGGCCTACCGCCGTTTCCTGCCCACCTCGATCGTGGGGGCGGCCTGCTGGTCGGTCCTGCACGTCGGCATCGGCGCGGGCGCGGGTGCGGGTGCCCAGTACATCGAGGCTCGGCTCGGCCAGGCCAGCTGGATCCTGCTGATCGCCATCGCGGTCCTGACGATCCTGGTGATCCTGTTGAAGACGAGGAAGGCCCGGCGCGTCGACACGCCCGCGGCGCCGGGCGATGCCCGACCGACGGACGTGACGACCGAGGACGCCGCGGGCGGCCCCCAGCCGTCGGACGCCGCCCGATCGGGCGCGGACTCCCCCGCCTCGGTGCTGACCCCGCAGGGCCGCCCCGACGCCCAGGACGCCGACGAGCAGGCACCGCCGGGACCGGTGTCCTGA
- a CDS encoding SulP family inorganic anion transporter produces MNKRSEPRPHGGEHTTVDPPTSPPEGRGWDTVLRHDLPASLVVFLVAVPLSLGIAAATGAPIMAGLIAAVVGGIVAGTLAGAPLQVSGPAAGLVVIVASLIERHGWPVTAAITVGAGLLQLVFGVSKVARLALSLSPSVVHGMLAGIGVVIAIGQVQVMLGGESRPEALENLDGMPELLSGPHAPTLLIGLATIAVLIVWPRLPMLRVVPAPLAAVTIATLLALGSPDVTTVSLPDDPLGAISLPALPDSDLLAVGAGVLTVALVASVESLLSAVAVDRMHDGRRADLNRELLAQGAANIGSGSLGGLPITGVIVRSSTNVSSGARTRASAILHGVWMALAVLFLGGMLELIPMAALAGVLVVIGVKLVDPTRMRLLWRQREFGPYAVTMAGVVCFDLVVGVLAGLALAMAQTLWRLARHRIQVAALGEGHWRITVDGSLVFLGVSALTTRLSAVPPGQDVTVELHLDCLDQGAFEALRDWRTGYERAGGTVRIDEIGTAWYHHAAAGGRPTTTRSTTNLAPHWFAPWQHWQRHRDQRTDVRHAIPHQRTEADPMILGVQEFERRSAPLLRPLLAELAEHGQRPARLFVCCADSRMVPNVITTSGPGDLFTLRNVGNLVPPSDSLGDSSVGSAIEFAVERLAVTSIVVCGHSHCGAMRSLLDGDTDPNSHLAEWLVHAEPSLRLLQAPIAAAQSTAPAELAPGTAAAPSAEHSESEGPGAAPDAEAAGRDQRRPNSAADAVAVLNVWQQLTNLMTYPLVSEAVLAGRLTLAGMYFDLAEARMYRVDEHDGTLHPLSEPLSQV; encoded by the coding sequence ATGAACAAACGATCCGAACCTCGGCCACACGGCGGCGAGCACACCACCGTCGACCCCCCGACGAGCCCGCCCGAGGGCCGAGGCTGGGACACCGTCCTCCGGCACGATCTGCCCGCGTCCCTGGTGGTGTTCCTCGTCGCCGTGCCGCTGTCCCTCGGCATCGCGGCCGCCACCGGCGCCCCGATCATGGCCGGCCTGATCGCCGCCGTGGTCGGCGGCATCGTGGCAGGCACGCTCGCCGGCGCCCCACTCCAGGTCAGCGGCCCCGCCGCCGGACTCGTGGTGATCGTCGCGAGCCTGATCGAACGGCACGGCTGGCCGGTGACCGCCGCCATCACCGTCGGTGCGGGCCTGCTCCAACTGGTCTTCGGCGTCTCGAAGGTCGCCCGGCTCGCCCTCTCGCTCTCTCCCTCGGTGGTGCACGGCATGCTCGCGGGCATCGGTGTGGTGATCGCCATCGGGCAGGTCCAGGTCATGCTCGGCGGCGAGTCGCGCCCCGAGGCGCTGGAGAACCTCGACGGAATGCCCGAGCTGCTCAGCGGCCCGCACGCCCCCACGCTGCTCATCGGCCTGGCCACCATCGCGGTCCTGATCGTCTGGCCGCGTCTGCCCATGCTGCGGGTCGTTCCCGCGCCGCTGGCCGCCGTCACGATCGCCACGCTGCTCGCCCTCGGAAGCCCCGACGTCACGACCGTCTCGCTGCCCGACGATCCGCTCGGCGCGATCAGCCTCCCCGCCCTGCCCGACTCCGACCTGCTCGCCGTCGGAGCCGGCGTCCTGACCGTCGCGCTGGTCGCCAGCGTCGAGTCGCTGCTGTCGGCCGTCGCCGTCGACCGCATGCACGACGGCAGGCGCGCCGACCTGAACAGGGAGCTGCTCGCGCAGGGCGCGGCCAACATCGGCTCCGGATCGCTGGGCGGCCTGCCCATCACCGGGGTGATCGTCCGCAGCTCGACGAACGTCTCCTCCGGCGCCCGGACCCGCGCCTCCGCCATCCTCCACGGAGTCTGGATGGCACTGGCCGTGCTGTTCCTCGGCGGCATGCTGGAGCTGATCCCGATGGCCGCGCTCGCCGGAGTCCTGGTCGTGATCGGCGTCAAGCTGGTGGACCCGACGCGGATGCGGCTGCTGTGGCGCCAGCGCGAGTTCGGGCCCTATGCCGTGACGATGGCGGGTGTGGTCTGCTTCGACCTGGTCGTCGGCGTCCTCGCCGGGCTGGCCCTGGCCATGGCGCAGACGCTCTGGCGTCTCGCCAGGCACCGCATCCAGGTGGCGGCCCTCGGCGAGGGCCACTGGCGGATCACGGTCGACGGCTCGCTGGTCTTCCTCGGCGTCAGCGCCCTGACCACCCGACTGAGCGCCGTACCACCCGGCCAGGACGTCACCGTCGAACTGCACCTGGACTGCCTCGACCAGGGGGCGTTCGAGGCCCTGCGTGACTGGCGGACCGGCTACGAACGGGCGGGCGGGACCGTGCGCATCGACGAGATCGGCACCGCCTGGTACCACCATGCCGCGGCAGGCGGCAGGCCCACGACCACACGTAGCACCACGAACCTGGCGCCACACTGGTTCGCCCCCTGGCAGCACTGGCAGCGACACCGCGACCAGCGCACCGACGTCCGTCACGCCATCCCCCACCAGCGCACCGAGGCGGACCCGATGATCCTGGGTGTCCAGGAGTTCGAGCGACGATCCGCTCCCCTGCTGCGCCCGCTGCTCGCCGAGCTGGCGGAACACGGCCAGCGGCCCGCGCGACTGTTCGTCTGCTGCGCGGACTCCCGCATGGTCCCGAACGTGATCACCACCAGCGGGCCGGGGGACCTGTTCACGCTGCGCAACGTGGGCAACCTGGTGCCGCCGAGCGACTCCCTGGGTGACAGCTCGGTGGGATCGGCGATCGAGTTCGCCGTGGAGCGGCTCGCCGTCACCAGCATCGTGGTCTGCGGCCACTCGCACTGCGGGGCGATGCGATCGCTGCTCGACGGGGACACGGACCCGAACAGTCATCTCGCCGAGTGGCTGGTGCACGCGGAGCCGAGCCTGCGCCTGCTCCAAGCCCCCATCGCGGCCGCCCAGAGCACAGCGCCCGCCGAGCTCGCCCCGGGCACAGCGGCCGCCCCGAGCGCCGAGCACTCGGAGTCCGAGGGGCCGGGCGCCGCGCCCGATGCCGAGGCCGCCGGTCGGGACCAGCGGAGGCCGAACTCGGCCGCCGACGCGGTCGCCGTCCTCAACGTCTGGCAGCAGTTGACGAACCTGATGACGTATCCGCTGGTCAGTGAGGCGGTGCTCGCGGGGCGGCTCACCCTCGCGGGCATGTACTTCGATCTGGCCGAGGCACGGATGTACCGCGTCGACG